Proteins from a genomic interval of bacterium:
- a CDS encoding glycosyltransferase codes for MSAFLEANLRALARDAALAELVRAAAPLPEAPVLAPSGDATLTAGGVLLHNARDPRRDGVRWAQGQRARLEPLGPRATAVVLGFGLGWHVEALGAAWDGPVVVVEPDLRLVRTALAARDLTAVLARTMLLREAPAAEVLDAWGAFALCPYAPALLRGGAALQGARERLGARALLAGLRLRVLVVSPVGGGSHPITFYCARALGELGHDVVVLDLAPYAAGMDAIPRFTASAGARRVVRSAFGRFLATGILAAVEAAQPDLVLCMAQAPVDAAVLHEIGQRGALRAFWFVEDHRLFPYWRDLAPACDHFFVIQQGTFLDDLRAATGGRAHYLPLAADPSVHRPLALSADERAALGAPVGFVGAGYRNRRLAFRPLLEQGLRIWGTEWGGAGIVEAAVQRDGARIGTDDSVRIFNATTVNLNLHSSTWVDGVDPRGDFVNPRTFELAACGAFQLTDARALLPPLFAAEREIVTFADAGALPELVRDWLARPAARMTTAAAARRRVLAEHTYRHRMASLLETVCGLDAERLRARPRRATAGDVARAEAGSPLGAFLGTVPAATPFTLDGLVQRLLRREGGLSEPEQILLFLHQFDELYVREARA; via the coding sequence GTGAGCGCGTTCCTCGAAGCCAACCTGCGCGCGCTCGCGCGCGACGCGGCGCTGGCCGAGCTGGTGCGCGCCGCGGCGCCGCTGCCCGAGGCGCCGGTGCTCGCCCCGAGCGGGGATGCGACGCTCACCGCGGGCGGCGTGCTGCTCCACAACGCCCGCGACCCGCGCCGCGACGGCGTGCGCTGGGCGCAGGGCCAACGGGCGCGCCTGGAGCCGCTCGGCCCGCGTGCGACGGCCGTGGTGCTCGGCTTCGGGCTCGGCTGGCACGTCGAGGCGCTGGGTGCGGCATGGGACGGGCCGGTGGTGGTCGTCGAGCCCGACCTGCGGCTCGTGCGCACGGCGCTCGCCGCGCGCGATCTCACCGCGGTGCTGGCGCGCACGATGCTGCTGCGCGAGGCGCCGGCGGCGGAGGTGCTCGACGCCTGGGGAGCCTTCGCGCTCTGCCCGTACGCGCCGGCGCTGCTGCGCGGCGGCGCCGCGCTCCAGGGCGCGCGCGAGCGGCTCGGGGCCCGCGCGCTGCTCGCCGGGCTGCGCCTGCGGGTGCTGGTCGTCTCGCCCGTCGGCGGCGGCTCGCACCCGATCACGTTCTACTGTGCGCGCGCGCTCGGCGAGCTCGGCCACGACGTCGTCGTGCTCGACCTCGCGCCGTACGCGGCAGGGATGGACGCCATCCCGCGCTTCACGGCCAGCGCCGGCGCGCGCCGGGTGGTGCGGAGCGCCTTCGGGCGCTTCCTCGCGACCGGCATCCTCGCCGCCGTCGAGGCGGCGCAGCCGGACCTCGTGCTGTGCATGGCGCAGGCGCCGGTCGACGCCGCCGTGCTGCACGAGATCGGCCAGCGCGGCGCGCTGCGCGCGTTCTGGTTCGTCGAGGACCACCGGCTGTTCCCGTACTGGCGCGATCTGGCGCCGGCCTGCGACCACTTCTTCGTCATCCAGCAGGGGACGTTTCTGGACGACCTGCGCGCCGCCACCGGCGGGCGCGCGCACTACCTGCCCCTGGCGGCGGATCCGTCCGTGCACCGGCCGCTGGCGCTGTCGGCCGACGAGCGCGCCGCGCTGGGTGCGCCGGTCGGCTTCGTCGGCGCCGGCTACCGCAACCGCCGGCTGGCGTTCCGGCCGCTGCTCGAGCAGGGGCTGCGCATCTGGGGCACGGAGTGGGGCGGGGCGGGGATCGTCGAGGCGGCCGTGCAGCGGGACGGGGCGCGCATCGGCACCGACGATTCGGTGCGCATCTTCAACGCCACCACCGTCAACCTGAATCTGCACTCGTCGACCTGGGTCGACGGCGTCGATCCACGCGGCGACTTCGTGAACCCGCGCACCTTCGAGCTCGCCGCCTGCGGCGCCTTCCAGCTGACGGACGCGCGCGCGCTGCTGCCGCCGCTGTTCGCGGCCGAGCGCGAGATCGTCACCTTCGCCGACGCCGGCGCGCTGCCGGAGCTGGTGCGCGACTGGCTCGCGCGGCCCGCCGCCCGCATGACGACGGCGGCGGCGGCACGCCGCCGCGTGCTCGCCGAGCACACCTACCGCCACCGCATGGCGAGCCTGCTGGAGACCGTCTGCGGGCTCGACGCCGAGCGCCTGCGCGCGCGGCCGCGCCGCGCGACCGCCGGCGACGTGGCGCGCGCCGAGGCCGGCTCGCCCCTGGGCGCCTTCCTCGGCACCGTGCCCGCCGCGACGCCGTTCACGCTCGATGGCCTGGTGCAGCGCCTCCTGCGCCGCGAGGGCGGCCTCTCGGAGCCCGAGCAGATCCTCCTCTTCCTCCACCAGTTCGACGAGCTCTACGTGCGCGAGGCGCGGGCATGA
- a CDS encoding glycosyltransferase family 1 protein, which translates to MRILELHAPYFRERWRREHEVLAWGPHAHHDLRQAQAAAPLRDVLAALPAGWTPDLIVLGDDSRPLAVLGLEDAPCPLVFLSVDAHHHGLWQAPLACAADVALVAQRDWLPMFAEAGASGTAWLPLWAPDDLPRAGGTLAHEIAFVGSLDARFHPERVALLDALRTRLPLHVAQGPYAEIFARSRIVLNQTVRGDLNARVFEAMASGALLLTERTGNGLPELFGDGEHLVTYERGDVGGLVALAERFLADEPARARIAARGCEAVRARHLESHRAATVLAMAASAPPRRPAPIRHAGLARAYCALADWCTRYAAKVPQAAALALARALRGAYLAEAETLALRRPMDEPDRSAVLGLVALERGEVARAEAQLGWVVANGGGVADHLAYIDTLVQCGALARAYDAAEALCAAHPGHPAGSGVRDGLRELQAAPPPAADDDRQGGGAAASTS; encoded by the coding sequence ATGCGAATCCTCGAGCTGCACGCGCCCTACTTCCGGGAACGCTGGCGTCGCGAGCACGAGGTGCTGGCGTGGGGACCGCACGCCCACCACGATCTCCGCCAGGCGCAGGCGGCGGCGCCGCTGCGCGACGTCCTCGCGGCGCTGCCGGCGGGATGGACCCCGGACCTCATCGTGCTCGGCGACGACAGCCGGCCGCTCGCCGTGCTCGGGCTCGAGGACGCACCGTGCCCGCTCGTCTTCCTCTCCGTCGATGCGCACCACCACGGCCTCTGGCAGGCGCCGCTCGCGTGCGCCGCCGACGTCGCGCTGGTCGCGCAGCGCGACTGGCTGCCGATGTTCGCCGAGGCGGGCGCGAGCGGCACCGCGTGGCTGCCGCTGTGGGCGCCCGACGACCTGCCGCGCGCCGGCGGCACGCTCGCACACGAGATCGCCTTCGTGGGCTCGCTCGACGCGCGCTTCCACCCCGAGCGGGTGGCCCTGCTGGACGCGCTGCGCACCCGCCTGCCGCTGCACGTGGCCCAGGGGCCGTACGCCGAGATCTTCGCGCGCAGCCGCATCGTGCTGAACCAGACCGTGCGCGGCGATCTCAACGCGCGCGTCTTCGAGGCCATGGCGAGCGGCGCGCTCCTTTTGACCGAGCGCACCGGCAACGGGCTGCCGGAGCTGTTCGGCGACGGCGAGCACCTCGTCACCTACGAGCGCGGCGACGTCGGCGGCCTCGTCGCGCTGGCCGAGCGCTTCCTCGCCGACGAGCCGGCGCGCGCCCGCATCGCGGCGCGCGGCTGCGAGGCGGTGCGGGCGCGGCATCTCGAGTCGCACCGGGCGGCCACGGTGCTCGCGATGGCGGCGAGCGCGCCGCCGCGGCGGCCGGCGCCGATCCGCCACGCCGGGCTGGCGCGGGCCTACTGCGCGCTCGCCGACTGGTGCACGCGCTACGCGGCGAAGGTGCCGCAGGCGGCGGCGCTCGCGCTCGCGCGCGCGCTCCGCGGCGCGTATCTCGCCGAGGCCGAGACGCTGGCGCTGCGCCGGCCGATGGACGAGCCGGACCGCAGCGCGGTGCTCGGGCTGGTCGCGCTCGAGCGCGGCGAGGTGGCGCGCGCCGAGGCGCAGCTCGGCTGGGTCGTCGCCAACGGCGGCGGCGTCGCCGACCATCTCGCCTACATCGACACGCTGGTGCAGTGCGGGGCGCTCGCCCGCGCCTACGACGCGGCCGAGGCGCTGTGCGCCGCGCATCCCGGGCATCCCGCGGGTAGCGGCGTGCGCGACGGCTTGCGCGAGCTCCAGGCGGCGCCGCCGCCGGCGGCGGACGACGACCGTCAGGGCGGCGGCGCGGCAGCGTCAACGTCCTGA
- a CDS encoding radical SAM protein: MKILLMDPPWYRFQQNANQPYASLGLTYCAAMVREQHDVVVYNPDLTPAGELNQYDVEMDGYQDYLAASKDPGHEVWEEVRDVIADFAPDVVGIQARTASFPAAVQAASVAKAIRPDVLTVVGGPHPTLVPSDLGHPGIDVFVHGEGEITFQELVAAHAAGAPLRDVPGLAWKAPDGSIHTGPPRANYPTLDALPFPAKDRILFDELMESDGYCTLMFSRGCPYRCTFCSSPQVWSRKVRWRSPENMVAEMVHTQRTWGTEFFSFQDDTFTTNRKLVHALCDQIMARSWDGAFRWVCNTRPELLDDELVGHMKAAGCRAIAIGVESGNDEVLKQMKKGFTADDVRRAADILRRHDVVLSSQFMIGLPYESPEQMWDTVKLMEEISPVSVMLSVATPLPGTELHAQAKALGYIGDDPDWTTVTTKNDGMLFRRDIPPDEVTRTIQEIRARFDAQQRAKAEEKYRYRKLKPGYGFGNDRPPAEEQ, encoded by the coding sequence ATGAAGATCCTGCTGATGGACCCGCCCTGGTATCGCTTCCAGCAGAACGCGAACCAGCCGTATGCGAGCCTCGGGCTCACCTACTGCGCGGCGATGGTGCGCGAGCAGCACGACGTCGTGGTCTACAACCCCGACCTCACGCCCGCCGGCGAGCTGAACCAGTACGACGTCGAGATGGACGGCTACCAGGACTACCTGGCGGCCTCGAAGGACCCGGGCCACGAGGTGTGGGAGGAGGTCCGCGACGTCATCGCCGACTTCGCGCCCGACGTCGTCGGCATCCAGGCCCGCACGGCGTCGTTCCCCGCCGCGGTGCAGGCGGCGAGCGTCGCCAAGGCGATCCGGCCCGACGTCCTCACGGTCGTCGGCGGCCCGCACCCGACGCTGGTCCCGAGCGATCTCGGGCACCCCGGCATCGACGTCTTCGTGCACGGCGAGGGCGAGATCACCTTCCAGGAGCTGGTCGCCGCGCACGCCGCCGGCGCACCGCTGCGCGACGTCCCCGGTCTCGCCTGGAAGGCGCCCGACGGCTCGATCCACACCGGTCCGCCGCGCGCCAACTACCCGACGCTCGACGCCCTGCCCTTCCCCGCCAAGGACCGGATCCTGTTCGACGAGCTGATGGAGTCGGACGGCTACTGCACGCTGATGTTCTCGCGCGGCTGCCCGTACCGCTGCACCTTCTGCTCGTCGCCGCAGGTGTGGTCGCGCAAGGTGCGCTGGCGCTCGCCGGAGAACATGGTCGCCGAGATGGTCCACACGCAGCGGACGTGGGGCACCGAGTTCTTCAGCTTCCAGGACGACACCTTCACGACCAACCGCAAGCTCGTCCACGCCCTCTGCGACCAGATCATGGCGCGGAGCTGGGACGGCGCCTTCCGCTGGGTCTGCAACACCCGTCCCGAGCTGCTCGACGACGAGCTGGTCGGCCACATGAAGGCCGCCGGCTGCCGCGCCATCGCCATCGGCGTCGAGAGCGGCAACGACGAGGTGCTGAAGCAGATGAAGAAGGGCTTCACCGCCGACGACGTCCGCCGCGCCGCCGACATCCTGCGCCGCCACGACGTCGTGCTGTCGTCGCAGTTCATGATCGGGCTCCCCTACGAGTCGCCCGAGCAGATGTGGGACACGGTGAAGCTGATGGAGGAGATCTCGCCCGTCAGCGTCATGCTGTCGGTGGCGACGCCCCTCCCCGGCACCGAGCTGCACGCGCAGGCGAAGGCGCTCGGCTACATCGGCGACGATCCCGACTGGACCACCGTCACCACCAAGAACGACGGCATGCTCTTCCGGCGCGACATCCCGCCGGACGAGGTGACGCGCACCATCCAGGAGATCCGTGCCCGCTTCGACGCCCAGCAGCGCGCCAAGGCGGAGGAGAAGTACCGCTACAGGAAGCTGAAGCCCGGCTACGGCTTCGGCAACGACCGCCCGCCGGCGGAGGAGCAGTAG
- a CDS encoding cobalamin-dependent protein (Presence of a B(12) (cobalamin)-binding domain implies dependence on cobalamin itself, in one of its several forms, or in some unusual lineages, dependence on a cobalamin-like analog.), which produces MRVLLVFPPSVATETTAGFISVGQPLGVSYLAAAAREAGHEVAILDALEEGFVEGVERPTREPYPVQRVSAGFAQRVPLGPPYPEGSFTVGLTVDQVIRRVQDFRPDVVGVSCIFTSVALISHEICRRVKALDPRIVTVMGGTHPSGQQKETLTRDGGVDYVCWGEGEAAFVALLAALERGEQRPAIPGICFRDDAGQPVLNPPSFTTELDAIPFPAFDLLPMERYFNTAAEGRIVKMITSRGCTYNCSFCSVPYMSQRTFRVRSPENVLAEIDRWVGSYGIQGIMFEDDNLTLNVKRAHALFEGLAERDYGLKLYARNFRADLFDLHMLKTMRRAGFDVIWITPESGNQQILDEVIDKKFDLRDVDDSVVLMKEAGLRVGAAFVLGLPEESRSDINDTVAYARKLKGLGVDHFWFSIATPIAGTRLYDTAMDLGLIQGVDLEHFSYYEGQLSTAEWNAQELVRLRNDLMDELNGYHRHVLPGAQSAGL; this is translated from the coding sequence ATGCGCGTCCTCCTCGTCTTCCCGCCCAGCGTGGCGACGGAGACCACCGCCGGCTTCATCAGCGTCGGCCAGCCGCTCGGCGTCTCGTACCTCGCCGCGGCCGCACGCGAGGCCGGCCACGAGGTGGCGATCCTCGACGCGCTGGAAGAAGGGTTCGTGGAGGGTGTCGAGCGCCCGACGCGCGAGCCCTATCCCGTGCAGCGCGTGTCGGCGGGCTTCGCGCAGCGCGTGCCGCTCGGGCCGCCCTACCCCGAGGGCAGCTTCACGGTCGGGCTCACCGTCGACCAGGTGATCCGCCGCGTGCAGGATTTCCGGCCCGACGTGGTCGGCGTGTCGTGCATCTTCACCAGCGTCGCGCTCATCAGCCACGAGATCTGCCGCCGCGTGAAGGCCCTCGACCCGCGCATCGTGACCGTCATGGGCGGCACGCACCCGTCGGGCCAGCAGAAGGAGACGCTCACCCGCGACGGCGGCGTCGACTACGTCTGCTGGGGCGAGGGCGAGGCGGCGTTCGTGGCGCTGCTCGCCGCGCTCGAGCGCGGCGAGCAGCGCCCGGCGATCCCGGGCATCTGCTTCCGCGACGACGCCGGCCAGCCCGTGCTGAACCCGCCGAGCTTCACCACCGAGCTCGACGCCATCCCCTTCCCCGCCTTCGACCTCCTGCCGATGGAGCGCTACTTCAACACCGCGGCCGAGGGACGCATCGTCAAGATGATCACGTCGCGGGGCTGCACCTACAACTGCAGCTTCTGCTCCGTGCCCTACATGAGCCAGCGGACGTTCCGCGTGCGCTCGCCCGAGAACGTGCTCGCCGAGATCGACCGCTGGGTGGGCAGCTACGGCATCCAGGGCATCATGTTCGAGGACGACAACCTCACGCTGAACGTGAAGCGCGCCCACGCGCTCTTCGAGGGCCTCGCCGAGCGCGACTACGGCCTCAAGCTCTACGCGCGCAACTTCCGCGCCGACCTCTTCGACCTGCACATGCTGAAGACCATGCGGCGCGCGGGCTTCGACGTCATCTGGATCACGCCGGAGAGCGGCAACCAGCAGATCCTCGACGAGGTCATCGACAAGAAGTTCGATCTGCGCGACGTCGACGACAGCGTCGTCCTCATGAAGGAGGCGGGGCTGCGCGTCGGCGCGGCGTTCGTGCTCGGGCTACCCGAGGAGTCGCGCAGCGACATCAACGACACCGTGGCCTACGCCCGCAAGCTGAAGGGGCTCGGCGTCGACCATTTCTGGTTCTCGATCGCGACCCCGATCGCGGGCACACGTCTCTACGACACGGCGATGGACCTCGGCCTGATCCAGGGCGTCGACCTCGAGCACTTCAGCTACTACGAGGGCCAGCTCTCGACCGCCGAGTGGAACGCGCAGGAGCTGGTCCGCCTGCGCAACGACCTGATGGACGAGCTGAACGGCTACCACCGGCACGTGCTCCCGGGCGCGCAGTCGGCGGGGCTCTGA
- a CDS encoding Uma2 family endonuclease: protein MVAELLGGELLTSARPAAPHARVATRLGVDLGGRFDGPLGGWWFLDEPELHLGEDVLVPDLAAWRIERMPEVPDVAAFTLPPDWLCEVLSPATATIDRTRKLPIYAGEGVSHLWLIDPLARTLEVLRLDAGRWIAAAVHGGSMAVRAEPFAAIALEPGRWWLTPPAPGAR from the coding sequence ATGGTGGCCGAGCTCCTGGGCGGCGAGCTGCTCACGTCTGCGCGCCCCGCGGCCCCGCACGCCCGGGTCGCGACCCGGCTCGGGGTCGACCTCGGCGGGCGCTTCGACGGTCCGCTCGGCGGCTGGTGGTTCCTCGACGAGCCGGAGCTGCACCTCGGAGAGGACGTGCTGGTCCCGGATCTCGCCGCATGGCGCATCGAGCGCATGCCCGAGGTGCCGGACGTGGCGGCGTTCACGTTGCCGCCCGACTGGCTCTGCGAGGTGCTCTCTCCCGCCACGGCCACCATCGACCGAACCCGCAAGCTGCCCATCTATGCCGGCGAGGGCGTCTCACACCTCTGGCTGATCGATCCGCTGGCCCGCACGCTCGAGGTCCTTCGGCTCGATGCGGGCCGGTGGATCGCCGCCGCCGTGCACGGCGGCAGCATGGCCGTGCGGGCCGAGCCGTTCGCGGCGATCGCGCTCGAGCCCGGGCGCTGGTGGCTCACGCCCCCGGCGCCCGGGGCGCGATGA
- a CDS encoding class I SAM-dependent methyltransferase, translated as MSTVTPGDFTALAKSYVHRTGYSDRVLRLLVAHAGARVVADVGAGTGKLTENLLDLGLGGFAIEPNAAMRAEGLRLLGDRGAFRWCAGSAEETGLPAASVDWVLMGSSFHWTDAPRALAEFHRILRPGGFFTALWNPRDLDASPLHAAIEARIRAIVPELSRVSSGASRYTVGLEERLVASGRFEAPLFVEAPHAVEMTPERYLGAWRSVNDVQAQAGPERFTRVLAAVAEEIAGMERILVPYRTRAWTVRRRGTLH; from the coding sequence ATGAGTACCGTCACGCCCGGGGACTTCACCGCGCTCGCGAAGAGCTACGTCCATCGCACGGGCTACTCCGACCGCGTTCTGCGGCTGCTCGTCGCCCACGCCGGAGCGCGGGTGGTCGCCGACGTGGGCGCCGGGACCGGAAAGCTCACGGAGAACCTGCTCGATCTGGGCCTCGGCGGCTTCGCGATCGAGCCGAACGCCGCCATGCGGGCCGAAGGCCTGCGCCTGCTCGGCGATCGTGGGGCGTTCCGTTGGTGCGCGGGGTCCGCGGAGGAGACCGGGCTGCCGGCGGCGAGCGTCGACTGGGTGCTCATGGGGTCGTCCTTCCATTGGACCGACGCGCCGCGCGCGCTCGCCGAGTTCCATCGCATCCTGCGTCCCGGGGGCTTCTTCACCGCGCTCTGGAACCCGCGCGACCTCGACGCCAGCCCGCTGCACGCCGCCATCGAAGCGCGCATTCGGGCGATCGTCCCCGAGCTGTCGCGCGTCTCGTCGGGCGCGAGTCGCTACACGGTCGGCCTGGAGGAGCGCCTGGTCGCGAGCGGACGGTTCGAGGCGCCGCTCTTCGTAGAGGCGCCGCACGCCGTCGAGATGACGCCCGAGCGGTACCTCGGTGCGTGGCGCTCGGTGAACGACGTCCAGGCCCAGGCGGGCCCGGAGCGCTTCACGCGCGTCCTCGCCGCCGTCGCCGAGGAGATCGCGGGGATGGAGCGCATCCTGGTTCCGTACCGTACGCGGGCGTGGACGGTGCGGCGGCGGGGCACGTTGCACTAG
- a CDS encoding adenylyl-sulfate kinase translates to MEPRLAAVMGGVVWITGLSGAGKSTIARAVYERLCAHGHARAALVDGDVFRALTGADVGHDLEGRLLNARRIAAYCAARADEGSLVVCATMSLFHEIRRWNRRHVARYLEVYLRAPLEVLVRRDAKGLYRAALAGRVRGVVGVDLPYDEPAEPDLVLDQGAAPLEVGTAVDVIMQRAAGLGLVGAAGEASP, encoded by the coding sequence ATGGAGCCACGACTGGCGGCCGTGATGGGCGGTGTCGTCTGGATCACCGGCCTCTCCGGCGCCGGCAAGTCGACCATCGCGCGGGCGGTGTACGAGCGGCTCTGCGCCCACGGGCACGCGCGTGCGGCACTCGTCGACGGCGACGTGTTCCGCGCGCTCACCGGCGCCGACGTCGGGCACGATCTGGAGGGACGGCTCCTGAACGCGCGCCGCATCGCTGCGTACTGTGCGGCGCGCGCGGACGAAGGGTCGCTCGTCGTCTGCGCGACCATGTCGCTGTTCCACGAGATCCGGCGTTGGAACCGGCGCCACGTCGCCCGCTACCTGGAGGTCTACCTGCGGGCGCCGCTCGAGGTGCTGGTGCGCCGGGACGCGAAGGGATTGTACCGGGCGGCGCTGGCCGGCCGCGTCCGCGGCGTGGTCGGGGTCGATCTCCCCTACGACGAGCCCGCGGAGCCGGACCTCGTGCTCGACCAGGGGGCGGCGCCGCTCGAGGTGGGCACGGCCGTGGACGTCATCATGCAGCGGGCGGCGGGGCTGGGCCTCGTCGGCGCCGCCGGGGAGGCATCGCCATGA
- a CDS encoding phosphocholine cytidylyltransferase family protein yields the protein MAGTSGVTGTGGGVRRAVILAAGRGARMGELSDARPKCLTPLAGRALLDWQCDALRAAGVIEIAVVRGYRGEQLARPGLASFENPRWATTNMVRSLLCAAPWLARETCIVAYGDIVYHPDTVAALAAADADLAIAYDRLWRALWRERFDDPAGDAESFRVDAQGRVVDIGRPRPRLDATDGQYMGLLRIAPAAFAHIARLVAALDGPAGDRLDMTSLLRALIAAGQPVLAVPVDGRWCEVDRESDVRLYERRAGEAWSHDWRP from the coding sequence ATGGCTGGGACTTCCGGCGTGACCGGAACGGGCGGCGGCGTACGCCGGGCGGTCATCCTGGCCGCGGGGCGAGGGGCGCGCATGGGGGAGCTGTCGGACGCGCGTCCGAAGTGCCTCACGCCGCTCGCCGGGCGCGCGCTCCTCGACTGGCAATGCGACGCGCTCCGGGCCGCCGGGGTGATCGAGATCGCCGTGGTGCGCGGCTACCGCGGCGAGCAGCTCGCCCGGCCGGGGCTCGCGAGCTTCGAGAATCCGCGCTGGGCGACGACCAACATGGTGCGCTCGCTCCTCTGCGCGGCGCCGTGGCTGGCGCGCGAGACGTGCATCGTCGCCTATGGAGACATCGTCTACCATCCCGACACCGTCGCCGCCCTCGCCGCGGCCGACGCGGACCTGGCCATCGCCTACGATCGCCTCTGGCGGGCGCTGTGGCGCGAGCGGTTCGACGATCCGGCCGGCGACGCGGAGAGCTTTCGCGTCGACGCGCAGGGTCGGGTCGTCGACATCGGCCGCCCGCGTCCGCGCCTCGACGCGACCGACGGGCAGTACATGGGCCTGCTCCGCATCGCGCCGGCGGCGTTCGCGCACATCGCACGGCTGGTGGCGGCGCTGGACGGTCCGGCCGGCGACCGCCTCGACATGACGTCGCTCCTGCGCGCGCTCATCGCCGCGGGCCAGCCGGTGCTCGCCGTGCCGGTCGACGGTCGCTGGTGCGAGGTCGACCGGGAGTCCGACGTCCGGCTCTACGAGCGCCGCGCGGGCGAGGCATGGAGCCACGACTGGCGGCCGTGA
- a CDS encoding gamma-glutamyl-gamma-aminobutyrate hydrolase family protein (Members of this family of hydrolases with an active site Cys residue belong to MEROPS family C26.): MAEPRVRRIGVTMRVEHAAGHGERRDALAHDWSRFLAAVLPEVAWMPIANVGEGVVDLVRRWQLDAYLLSGGNDLATEPVRDRTETCLLEDACARGVPVIGVCRGLQVVQHWLGGPLTACAGDGHLARTHAVTITDGAPYGRPSGARLEVNSYHRFAVAQGTAADGLREFAVADDGIVEGVYHRDAPIVALQWHPERGAVRDADRRLVRRWLGLPA; this comes from the coding sequence GTGGCTGAGCCGCGGGTGCGCCGCATCGGTGTCACCATGCGCGTGGAGCATGCCGCCGGCCACGGCGAGCGGCGCGACGCGCTGGCGCACGACTGGTCGCGCTTCCTGGCCGCGGTGCTGCCCGAGGTCGCCTGGATGCCGATCGCGAACGTGGGCGAGGGCGTCGTGGACCTCGTGCGGCGCTGGCAGCTCGACGCCTACCTGCTGAGCGGCGGGAACGATCTCGCAACCGAGCCGGTTCGCGACCGCACCGAGACGTGCCTGCTCGAGGACGCCTGTGCCCGCGGGGTTCCAGTGATCGGCGTCTGCCGCGGCCTCCAGGTCGTTCAGCACTGGCTCGGTGGTCCGCTGACGGCATGCGCCGGGGACGGCCATCTGGCCCGCACGCACGCGGTCACGATCACGGACGGCGCCCCGTACGGGCGGCCCAGCGGGGCGCGGCTGGAGGTCAACTCCTACCATCGCTTCGCCGTCGCGCAGGGCACGGCGGCAGACGGGCTGCGCGAGTTCGCCGTGGCGGACGACGGCATCGTCGAGGGCGTGTACCACCGCGACGCGCCCATCGTGGCCTTGCAGTGGCATCCGGAGCGCGGCGCCGTCCGCGACGCCGATCGTCGCCTCGTGCGGCGATGGCTGGGACTTCCGGCGTGA